The following coding sequences lie in one Nocardioides sambongensis genomic window:
- a CDS encoding histidinol-phosphate transaminase, with protein sequence MSAEEAAAWPPLREELRGIEPYGAPQLDVPVQLNVNENPYGPSPECAADIAAAAGRAAVTLNRYPDREFTALRVALASYLGKDAGAGDVTPEMVWAANGSNEVMLQLLQAFGGPGRTAISFAPTYSMYPEYARDTHTRWVAGRRASDFAIDLDAARDLVARERPSVVLLPSPNNPTGTALPPDAVSALCQAVGDHGIVVVDEAYGEFRREGVPSALELLGTHRNLVVTRTMSKAFAGAGLRLGYLAADPAITAAIRVVRLPYHLSAVTQAVALAALDHAPELLGRVDELRRERDALVDHLRAEGYQVADSDANFVLFGRFADRHAVWQGLLDRGVLIRETGPAGWLRVSVGTAEETAAFRTALSDVQREPIGERA encoded by the coding sequence ATGAGCGCCGAGGAGGCGGCGGCCTGGCCGCCGCTGCGCGAGGAGCTGCGCGGGATCGAGCCGTACGGCGCGCCGCAGCTCGACGTGCCCGTCCAGCTCAACGTCAACGAGAACCCCTACGGTCCCTCGCCGGAGTGCGCGGCGGACATCGCCGCCGCCGCCGGGCGGGCCGCGGTGACCCTGAACCGCTACCCCGATCGAGAGTTCACCGCCCTGCGGGTGGCGCTGGCGTCGTACCTGGGGAAGGACGCGGGCGCCGGGGACGTCACGCCCGAGATGGTGTGGGCGGCCAACGGGTCCAACGAGGTGATGCTGCAGTTGCTGCAGGCCTTCGGCGGTCCGGGACGCACCGCGATCAGCTTCGCGCCGACGTACTCGATGTATCCGGAGTACGCCCGCGACACCCACACCCGGTGGGTCGCCGGGCGTCGCGCGAGCGACTTCGCGATCGACTTGGACGCCGCACGGGACCTGGTCGCGCGGGAGCGGCCCAGCGTGGTGCTGCTGCCCAGCCCGAACAACCCGACCGGTACCGCGCTGCCGCCGGACGCGGTGAGCGCGCTGTGCCAGGCGGTCGGTGACCACGGGATCGTGGTGGTCGACGAGGCGTACGGGGAGTTCCGTCGCGAGGGTGTCCCCAGCGCGCTGGAGCTGCTCGGCACCCACCGCAACCTGGTGGTCACCCGCACGATGAGCAAGGCGTTCGCCGGTGCCGGGCTCCGCCTGGGCTACCTGGCCGCAGACCCGGCGATCACCGCGGCGATCCGCGTGGTGCGCCTGCCCTACCACCTGTCCGCGGTCACCCAGGCGGTGGCGCTGGCGGCGCTCGACCACGCCCCCGAGCTGCTCGGCAGGGTCGACGAGCTGCGCCGCGAGCGGGACGCGCTGGTCGACCACCTCCGGGCGGAGGGCTACCAGGTGGCCGACTCGGACGCGAACTTCGTGCTGTTCGGCCGGTTCGCGGACCGCCACGCGGTCTGGCAGGGTCTGCTGGACCGCGGGGTGCTGATCCGCGAGACCGGCCCGGCGGGCTGGCTGCGGGTCTCGGTCGGCACCGCCGAGGAGACGGCCGCCTTCCGCACGGCGTTGAGCGACGTACAGAGAGAACCGATCGGAGAACGAGCATGA
- the hisD gene encoding histidinol dehydrogenase, which translates to MRRIDLRGSGHHVDYRAAVPRADFDVEAAVPAVREICEAVRTGGVDAILDLGERFDGVRLDDIRVPAGAAQDALDRLDPDIRAGLEESIRRLRATCAAELEADAVTDLAPGARVTHRKVPVDRVGLYVPGGLAPLVSSVLMNVVPAQVAGVRSIALASPPQKDFGGSIHPTVLAACALLGVEEIYAVGGAQAIAMFAYGTGPCRRVDLVTGPGNIWVVTAKRILKGQVGIDSEAGPTEIAILADDTADPAFVAADLISQAEHDPLAAAVLVTPSTALAEAVDVELETQVAATKHSERIGISLAGKQSGVVLVDDLDQGLDVVNAYAAEHLEIHTADAADRAARVRNAGAVFVGPYAPVSLGDYCAGSNHVLPTGGCACHSSGLSVRAFTKSVHVVEYSREALDEVAGHVVTLAEAEDLPGHGAAVAVRMQR; encoded by the coding sequence TGCGGGGATCCGGGCACCACGTCGACTACCGCGCCGCGGTCCCGAGGGCCGACTTCGACGTCGAGGCGGCGGTGCCCGCGGTGCGCGAGATCTGCGAGGCGGTCCGCACCGGGGGAGTGGACGCGATCCTCGACCTCGGTGAGCGCTTCGACGGTGTCCGGCTCGACGACATCCGGGTGCCCGCCGGTGCGGCGCAGGACGCCCTGGACCGACTCGACCCCGACATCCGCGCCGGCCTGGAGGAGTCGATCCGACGCCTGCGCGCGACCTGCGCCGCCGAGCTCGAGGCCGACGCCGTCACCGATCTCGCCCCGGGTGCCCGGGTGACCCACCGCAAGGTGCCGGTCGACCGGGTGGGCCTCTACGTGCCCGGTGGGCTCGCTCCGCTGGTCTCCAGCGTGCTGATGAACGTGGTGCCCGCGCAGGTCGCCGGCGTCCGCTCGATCGCGCTGGCGAGCCCGCCCCAGAAGGACTTCGGCGGCTCGATCCACCCGACCGTGCTGGCCGCGTGCGCGCTGCTCGGTGTGGAGGAGATCTACGCCGTGGGTGGTGCCCAGGCGATCGCGATGTTCGCCTACGGCACCGGCCCGTGCCGCCGGGTCGACCTGGTCACCGGGCCCGGCAACATCTGGGTGGTGACCGCCAAGCGGATCCTCAAGGGACAGGTCGGCATCGACTCCGAGGCCGGGCCCACCGAGATCGCCATCCTCGCCGACGACACCGCCGACCCGGCCTTCGTCGCCGCCGACCTGATCAGCCAGGCCGAGCACGACCCGTTGGCCGCCGCGGTGCTGGTCACCCCGTCGACCGCACTCGCCGAGGCGGTGGACGTCGAGCTGGAGACGCAGGTGGCCGCCACCAAGCACAGCGAGCGGATCGGGATCTCACTGGCCGGCAAGCAGTCGGGCGTGGTGCTCGTCGACGACCTGGACCAGGGGCTCGACGTGGTCAACGCCTACGCCGCCGAGCACCTGGAGATCCACACGGCCGACGCCGCCGACCGCGCCGCTCGGGTCCGCAACGCGGGAGCGGTCTTCGTCGGTCCCTACGCGCCGGTCAGCCTCGGCGACTACTGCGCCGGCTCCAACCACGTGCTGCCCACCGGTGGCTGCGCCTGCCACTCCTCGGGTCTCTCGGTGCGTGCGTTCACCAAGTCGGTCCACGTCGTGGAGTACAGCCGGGAGGCGCTCGACGAGGTCGCCGGCCACGTCGTCACCCTCGCCGAGGCCGAGGACCTCCCCGGTCACGGTGCCGCGGTCGCGGTGCGGATGCAGCGATGA